The DNA region GGTGTTGTGCGGCTCTGCAGCACTGGGTATCCACtcgggcctcgcacatgctaggcaagggccttgccaccgagccacaccccagccctttctattttattttgagacaatgtcttgctagTTGGATaggaccttgctgagttgctgacgCAGATCTTGAGCTTTCAGTCCTTCTGTCTCTGGCtccctggttgctgggattataggtgtgccccactgcaccAGCCACAGggtgttttttttagttgttgatgggtctttatttatttatatgtggtgctaaagagtcaaacccagggcctcacatgtgccaggcaagtgcgctatggataagccccagccccagcgccCACAGGGTGTTTTTAAGGATCACGCAAACTACCTCATCAAAAGAATGAATCCTTAAAACAAGACCTTATGTCCAAATGTAGTCACATTCTGAGGGACTAGAACTCCCAGAGTTATACAATACATTGGCTAACCTGTCTGTGGGACATGGCCTAGGGCCTTACCCATGATCTTGGCAGCTGTGGATGCTCCGATGATGATGGACAGGTTGGGTGCGATAAAGGACATCCGGGATTCCACATACTCATAGATGCGGTGCTTGGAGGCATTCAGCTCCAGCGCCATGTCGCAGGCCTCCTCCAGCcgctccagctcctcctccgACAGCTGCTGCCTGCAAGGCAGATGGCCCCAGCCCTGCTAAGTGCCCCAGCTGCCTGGTATCAGCCCAGGCCCCCCTGCTGTGTGTGGGCACACCTGTGTAGATTCAGGGCAGTCAAGTCCTATCATCCCAGAAGCCGAGGCACAAGGGAATCACAGTTCTCAGCTAGCACCACCCTGGCCAGCCTGGGCCCTTGTCCTGCCCTTTCTGGCCTCTGTTGTGAACCAGGCCTGGGGAGATGTGCAGCACAGCATCCCCTGGCATACGTACCCCTGGGTGGTGGAGGCGGTGACACTGACGACCATGATGGTGGCGTTGGTCAGGATCTGCTGCAGGTTCTCGTTGTTCTTGCACTTGTCCAGGCTGTTGCCCAGCTCCTGAggtagggaggggagggagcagggtcCTTGAACTCAGGACGGAGTTGGCTCTTGCTCAGCACCCAGTCTGGGTCTCTTCTTGGGGACACTGGGAAGTTGTAGTCTACACATGCggagcttctccttcctcttacCAGTTCCCAGAGTTTCGCTCAGAGTATTAGCTTTGTCTGCCTGCTTGGCTGATCCAGAAATGAGCCTGAGCAGAGTCGTCACCCAGAGGAAGTGCCCTGAATAAGCCCACTGGTCCATTCAACTACGGTCACAGATGTAGTGAAAAGGACTTCCTTTGCCACCATCCTGGTCTTTTCAGGGACACGGGGTTGGGGGGGCGTGTTCTTCTCCTCCTGCTGCTCTTTTCTCAAAATCCCTCAGCCCTCCTATGAGACTCAGAACCTTATAGGTCTGACGTGGTCTCCCTTTCtagcctccctccctgcccctcctcctttcctcttgccTCCTGCCAGTCAGGGTTTTTGCACTTATGCAACAGTGTCCTCTGTATCTTTACATGACTGCTGGGTCAGCCCTCAGACCTCAACTCAAATGTCACCCGCTCTGGCCACAGCTGGGGCAATAATAGTCAGGCCAATGGGGATCCCATTGGGAGATGAAGGGAAGACAGCAGCAAGGGGTGGGGGCACAGGGAGTGGCACAAGAACATCCCTCCTGGTTCCATCCCTCCCTGCTGAGCAGATGGGAACACCATAGCTTCCAGTCACCTCTCCCGTCATGTCCAGACCTCGAGGTTTCTGGACCAAGGGCCTGAGTGGGCCTTGCCCCCTTTTGCACTCTAATGGCCTCAGTTCTTCCAGGGTCCAGCTTCTCTCCACTCACCTTGACTGTGCGGATGTAGTCCAATGCGTTGGGGACCAAGGACTCCAGTTCAGGGAATCTCTTTGAGTACTTATCACGGATGAACTTATGGATGATGTCTAAGGTGAACAGAAGAGCAGATGTCCAGTGAGGAGTTGGCAGGCTCTACTGGTTGTTCCTAATGTCCACTGCCCCCTCTTCCTTTAGAAACCACACCCCTGAATCACAGCTTGGCACACGGACATCCAGTATAAAGGCTACATTTCCTGGCTGCCTTTAATGGTAGGTGTGCCCACATGAGTTAGTTCTGGCCCACAAGGTGTAAACCAAAGTGACCTGTGCAATATCCAGGTCATGcccttaagaaaaaaagaaccaggaccttctcttccctcccacctACTGGTGGGGGTGTGGAGGTAAGGGATGGAAGCAGGGCATCACCCTGTAGCATGAAATAGGTGACAGAGAAACAAGACAGAAAGAGCCTGGGTCCTGCAGAGACTCAACGGTGACACCAGGCCTGGTCTGCTGACTCTGACTCACGTATCACATGAAAGCCACGGTTACAGCAGCTGAACCTGGATTCGAGCTAACACCAGGGCTTACGGGAAGCCCCCTGGGAATGGCCAGTGAAGGAATTGGTCCAGGTTCCTGCTTGTCCCtcctgtggggaggggcagggagtgaGGGGAGACCAGCTGTCTTCACCGCCCTTCTCGGCACTCACTCAGCTCATTCTCGATCTCCACAGTCAGGTTGTTGGCATCCACGATGACACGGTACTCAGGGGCTGCCTCTACTGGTCCCATCACTGTGGAGATGAGAAGCAGCCTAGATGGGTGTGTGATTAAACTCCACACCTCCTAGGTCACAGCTAGGGGTATGAAGCTGGAGGGAAGCAGGAAGGCTGAACGTCCACTAGCTGATGGATCTATGTTTGCAAATACCCTGGAACTCACGGCCTGCCTCCAATCTCTCTCTCTGGTCTGCCCTGTCAGCCAGTCTAGACTTGACCCCATTGTGCCCCAGAACTAAAACCCCAAGGCTCACAACTAAGCTCCCCAGACTGATATTCAAGGCCTCATATGCCTACAAGCCTGGTAAGGACCAGTACGAGGAGGCACCTTTGGTGCTTAGACCCTGGAGCCACTCAGCTGGCACTTGAGGACTCACCACTCTGCAGTCTGGCTCTCAGTCTCATAGCCCATCCTCTCAGCACACCTCCATTTCCTCACACCCCAGCCGCAAAGGCCAGACTTCAGTTTCACTCCTCTGGCTTTACATGTGCTGTTCCCTCTCCCTCAAACCTCCCTTCCTCAGTCTGTTTCTAGAAGCTCCTCGTTCTGTGTTAGTACTAACAGCCATGGGATTGACATTGACCCTATCACCACGAGCAGTAGCCACAGCAGCTGTCACGGTCGGGACTTAGCAGGGATGTGTCAGGCATTGTTCTAAGTGTCATACGTGCTAATTTACTTCATCCACAACCCCCCAGGGAGGTGGACATTACATCAGAATTGCCAAGAAGGAAATGGAGGGCGCTGTCTGATGTTGGAGTCAGTAGATGGCAGAGCTGAGACCTGACTGCAGGCAGGGTGGCTTCAGAGTCAGAGTCGTAATGTCTTTAACCCGAATGTCCAAATGCCTCTTGAAGCCCTTAAGACTCAGATGGTGACCCAAGGGAACCAGATGTCTCCTCTGCACTCCATAACACAAGCTACCTCTGCTACACAAGGATCACCACCTGGTTTGAGTTGTTTTGTGTCCACCTTCCCCACCAGATACCAAGTCCAAGCAACTCTGACTCAGTCCCTGAGCCTGGCCTGACATCAGGAAGTTGTCCATTTCAGAACTGCCCATGCATGGCTCTCTGGGTCAAGAAGTTCCTCAGACTAGCACCTAGAACCTGTAGGAGATGGCATCTTCCTAGTTATGCCTGGAGCTCTGGGCATGCTGTTCTCTTGCTCTGGgaccccttcctccctttctttgctTGGTATATGTACTCATGCTCCAAACTCTAATTCAGGTATCACTTCTTCCTTGACCCCTGAGACAGGTTCAGCCAACCTACCCTGTGGCTCTGAAGTATACTGAGCCTGTCACCACCCACCAATAACTGCCTGGAGCCTGGCCTAACTCCTCCACTAGACCCTCAGCATTTTGAAAGCAGAGACCTGGGCTGATTCAACTGAGAGTGCTCAGGAAAGTGTTAAATAATGGAAGAAGTGAATCTCCCTGAAGCTCTACTATGACTACATCATTCCTATGCCCAGCAGCTTCCCAGGAATTCCACTGCTAGGGAATTTCACTTGAGAGCCCATCCTGCCCagaagaagaggaatggaaacCAAACTGCACTCTTAAGATGTGATCTGAGTGCTTAAGAGATGACCCAGTGTTCCCCAAAGTTGGAATTGTGAAAAGAATTTAGGTGATACCCTAacaactgtatttatttttatggttactTTTATTTATCAAATGACTCCCAGTGTTCCATTTGTAATAGTAGTTCCCTTAGTTTTTAAACTTTAGCAGAAACATTCATTAATTTGAAGCAAATGTTAATAATACGACATATGGTTTACACAATAGCAAAAACTCTCCAACTGGTCATGTCAATCACTAAAGTTTGGGGAACCTTGAAATAAGTACTATCACAATTAGTAAGTGCTCAACAGAGTAACTACTTAAGTGTCAGCTTTATAATGCAATGTATTTTTAGGGGATAAATGAATTGGagtggaataaaaaagaaaagaaaagaaaatggctcTGGAAAAGGATGAGAGGGAACTACACTCAATTTTCAAAGCAACACAGAGCAAAAGAGCAAGAAGGCCCAGCAGGACAAGGGACAAAGGGGAGGAAGTACCTTCTGAAGCTCTGGCCTGCTTGCTGATATATTCCTCAATCTTCATCATGATCTCTGCAAACTGTCAGGAAAGGAGAGTAGAGTCAGAATCCAGGACTGTTAAAGAAGAGTTATGGCCCCCACCCTCTGCTCCTGGGAGCTTCTCTTTATAGCCATCCACACCCTCATCCTCTCACCATCTTGCTGTCCCATAGCTTGGCAATACTTTTGACCGAGTCCCCAGAAAGATCCAGCTGTGTCTCCTCCTGTACATCCTCGATGGCTggttcctcctcttcttctccatagcttcctccttcctcctcttctgctgCCTCCTCAAGATCAGCCAAGAGTTCATCTGCCAGAGACATCCCAAAGCCTATGGGGAGGGAGCAAGACCATACCCGAGTTGAGTCCTTCCTATTACCAGAAGGCAGGCCCTGGTCCTTCTTGTCAGCTCTAGTATGCAGACTCCACAAGGACAAGCGCTTTCCTTTGTTCCCTGGGGGTGTCTCCACAGCACACCCCTTTCACCACCACCTTGCTAAGACTTACCACCTTCTTCTCGCGCCTCCGGAGCCTCGTGCAGTCAGTCCTCTTCGCCTCACTCTTCCCCGGCCCAACGCCTCGGCCCCGCGCGCTCCTTGTCCCCGTCCAACCCCTGCACCCCATTCCAGCCCAGGGAGCTTTGTGATGCACCCCACACGCCCTGCGTGTTGCCCTAAGGCGCTCCGCACACTCGTGATTACTTAAGCGATCCCCGATGAAGTTCGCCTCCCGGGCATCGGAGAGGGCGCCGGTCACGCCCCCGGGGCCGTGCCACAGGAGAAGCACAGCAGACCTTTCAGCGACCGGCCTAGGAAGACCTGTCCTTGTCCTTCTCCTCACACACTTCCCGCGCAGACCCCGGGGCCCGGCCTCCCGCCCTCCCCTCGCCTCCATCACACTCACCTCCTCACTCCGCTCCACGGCGCCTAGGAGATCAGCTTTGCGAGAGCGGTCGACACTCACTGATGACGTCTCAAACCTGCGCCGAAATTGCGACAAAACTGCGCTCTGATTGGCCACCGCCCGCGACTTTCCGGCAGCGCTTGGAACAACTTTATTAGCACCTGCCTCGGAGCAGAGACGGGGTTGCTGGGCCCAGGGCACGGCCTGGCGGGCTCACGGCCCGCGGAGGCCTGGGCCTGCAAGCGAGGGTCACCGCGGGCAGGCGACGCGGCGTCGGGACAAGAATAAATACGGCGCCCCGCGGGCGACTATTGGCGGAGTTGGGTGAGAAAACAAGGCCTTAAGCCGGAAATAGGAAACTACAACTCCCGGGGGGCCCCGGGCCAGGCCGAGCTACCCGGGCCGCGAAGCCTGATGGGACAAGTAGTTTTGTGCACGGCTCAACCTGGGCACCTGAGGCTGGAGCGCTGAGGCCTGCCGCGCCCCGGGCGGGAGACATGGAACTGGAGCAGAGAGAGGGGTGAGTAGCGGAGCCCGGTGCCCGGCTGCAGAAAGACGACGCTTCCCCGCGACGTGCGGTTGTCAGAGCTCGACCCGAGGCCGTGGGCGTTGATTTGTGGTCTGTACAGCAGTGTCCTGCCCCGGAGGGCTGTCCGCTCCGGGGCCGAGACGGGCTctaggggagggggctggggctgggaactCGGGTCTGAGGGGAAGGTGGTCCTGGACCCCGGGTCTGAGGGGGAGGTGGCCCTGGATCCCAGGGTCTGAGAGGGGGAGGTGGCCCTGGACCCCCGGAACTGAGAGGGAGGGCTGGCCCTGGACCCCCGGGTTTGCGGGGCAGTGGCCCTGGACCCCCGGGTCTGAGAGGGGGAGGTGGCCCTGGACCCCCGGAACTGAGAGGGGGAGGTGGCCCTGGACCCCCGGAACTGAGAGGGAGGGCTGGCCCTGGACCCCCGGGTTTGCGGGGCAGTGGCCCTGGACTCCCGGGTCTGACGCGGTAGGGCTGACCTTGAACCCTcgggcctgggggggggggagggctggacctggaccctGTGTCTGGGGGGGCGGTGACCCTGGACCCCGGGTCTGGGGGAGGGCTGGAGAGCAGCCGGCTGCGCCTGACCCCTGCTGACCCACAGAACCATGGCCGCCGTGGGCTTTGAGGAGTTCTCGGCGCCCCCGGGCTCGGAGCTGGCGCTGCCGCCCCTGTTCGgcgggcacatcctggagagcgaGCTGGAGACGGAGGTGGAGTTCGTGTCCGGAGGCCTGGGCGGCTCCGGGCTCAGGGAGCGGGACGAAGAGGAGGAGGCCGCCCGGGGCCGGCGGCGACGCCAGCGGGAACTCAACCGCAGAAAGTACCAGGCGCTGGGCCGGCGCTGCCGAGAGATCGAGCAGGTGGGCAGCGCGC from Urocitellus parryii isolate mUroPar1 chromosome 15, mUroPar1.hap1, whole genome shotgun sequence includes:
- the Tfpt gene encoding TCF3 fusion partner isoform X3 encodes the protein MELEQREGTMAAVGFEEFSAPPGSELALPPLFGGHILESELETEVEFVSGGLGGSGLRERDEEEEAARGRRRRQRELNRRKYQALGRRCREIEQVNERVLNRLHQVQRITRRLQQERRFLMRVLDSYGDDYRASQFTIVLEIKAEEDFGFETDETLDSSWVSRGPDKLLPYPTLASPPFD